cataacaattaaaatgGTAGGCTACTATTAAAAGACATCATATAACTATTCTAAAAACAATGAATAGTCATGTTATAGGACCATTCTATTGTCACCATCACCACTTGACCAGTACTTATATTAATGGATAGTTGATAGCTGGAATATTACTTGATtgaacccagtaccgttttgattttgcGATCAGGTCTACAGATACGAACTCgctaatatttaatatacataaTGGGACCCTCACCTAAAGCCAAATAACAAACAGAATAGAATTTCACATTATTAAATGTACAAACAGATTTTTGCTCAAACAGTTAcgaaaaattataaaacatatttaaaaatgtgaacataACTACGGCAAAGGGAATATTCAGAGCTTTCACGTTTCATTTTTTCTTTCCTCCTGAAACTGGCTTGGATCCGCCTTGAAATAGCGCTTCTAAAGTGGTATTATTGTATTCCAAAACATTTGGCGCACGCATATCATCAGTTAcattattttgctttaaaagtTCATCCATTCTTTTGGAAACGTCAGAACTTGACCTCAGTGCCATAGCATGGTTTGGGCTTTGCATCAGAGTATGTGTAATTCCTCGCAAACTGGAAAATTTAGAAGTAGCTAATTCAACATCACTGGCACCGTCATCAAGTAACTTCAGATTGTGTTGGTAAGTTGATTCAAGAACTTGTAGTTGGTCTCTCTTATAATCTTCAATTCGTTTTTGTAATTTGTCAGCTTCTTCTTTGATTTTAAGTTCACGCTTTTTGTAATTGGACATCTCCAATTCCTTTTTTCTTTGAAGCTGTTCTGCAAGGTCTTCAAAGCCAACTATTCTCTCATCTGCTTCTTTTATCAAGGTTGTTGAAATGGTGGTGAATGCTTCAAACGCAGTTTTTACTTCTACTATGGTGTGGCCATGTTTAGGATGTTCAACCAGTGTACAACTAACACAAACTGGAATCTTGCACAAGTCGCAGTAGAAATGAAGAGGCATACTATTATGTTTGGAACAATACACAGATTTAGAAGCCAACCGCTCAGAAGGACTGATTGCTGTGTATTCTTCCATTGTAATAATGCAGTGATGTTGTAACACCTTCATTTTTGTATGATCATTTCTGTGCAATGTGCAATATACTTCATCACAGTCTTGACAGAAAAAGGATGCCGCAGTACTACAAAGGCTACAGGTTGAAGCAGTCTTCTGTTCCAGTGAAGTGACATAGTCTAACATGCCACTGATAAATATGTTGTTCTTCAGGTTTTGAAGCCCTCCTTCTGGAATCTGGCAGACGTCACGACAAGTTGGGCAGCTGAGTACACCATTGCTTTTCTTCACCCATCCATCAAGACACTCAAGACAGAATGAATGAACACATGTCAGAATCTTAGGTCTTGTAAATCGATTCATACATAACGGACACTCAAGTGCTGCGGCTTCAATTCCTTCAATGACTTCTTCAACAAATTCTGAAAAGTAAGATCTTTATATAATTCGTAATATCATGTAAAGTGTCTCAATAGTGGCTGGCATCATGCATGTTATGTCCTAAGGTACTCCTCCTTTACAAGCAAAGAAACAGTAACAGTGGTTTAAGTAAATCATTAGattaaagttaataataacAGCAGTACAGTAAATTACAATATATGTTTATTGATGAATGATATGTcacacataaaaataaaatagaaatataataatgattagAAACAGCTCATATACTTATTTTTGGTTGATTTGATTATATTTGAGTTTTGGTGGGGTGGAATTATCCAGTGTGATTACAAATCTTACTTTaggaaagaaaagaaaacacttgataactactttttttttcttaatctcTGAAGTATCCAATTTCCAAGAATATACCCAAAACGTTTTTTTTAGAAGCAAACAATAAGATGCTATAAATGTGCTTTGTGATAAGAAACAGAAGGAATTCTTACTTGTATCTGGTCTGGACATTTTTCCTGATTGATAAATCTCGCCTTCACGGTCTAAAGATTcttctgtaaataaataattgaattttagtCAATAAATAAACTAGTGATTAATAAGagtgaaaatggaaaaataaaatgaGAACCCAGATTGTAGTTCATGTTAAAGTTTTATTGGATGCAatgatttacaattttgttaaaataataggACCAGCCAATAGGTTCCGTGACCAACTTTATAGAACAAAGGTTTGAAAGTGTCTTTGATCAATACTGAACAAATTTAGCTTGGGCTCGCCTCCCGAGAGAGGAGTCAATTAAGGTCACATAGGGGTCAACATGCTTTAAATATGTTatgtaatatacatatatatagtAGTAGCATATAATAAGTAAGTTGCTATAGAATGTTCcttatgataaaaaaaacccaaatagTTCTTACTTGTATCTGGTTTGGATTCTTGTCCTGTTTGAGAAATGCTTTTTATATGGTCTAAACATTCTtctgtaaatatataaattgaagTTAATTATTGAAAAgaactaaaacaaaataataaattgacaCTAAAATTTAGTTTTGACTGTACAAATGTTGATTCGAAAGGTAAGAAAGGGGGAAAATGCTGccagttttgttttgttttatttatttacatagcaaGCACGATATCATCTATTTCACTTGACTTggtatataataaaaatatttaaaaaatgtaattctatTAACAAAAGTAATGTATCGACTTACTTGAGAAAACCTCTTTCAGAATTGAATCAAAACCATATCTGCTCAATACAGTTATTAACCTTTGTTTCTTGTCTTCAGTACCATGTAATTGCTGTGCTCTCCATGCTAAAATCATTGCTTTTATTTTAGCAAATTTATTTCCATATTTCATGTCAAAATATAGCATATTTGAAGGTTGAAAATTTAGTGCTTTAGATACAGTATCATGATGTTGCAGCAGCTTGATTGTAAGTATGTGGATATCCCCATCCTGCAGATCTGTAATTGACAACATACTTTGTTACATGCAATTTGAGATTTGCAATTATGCATTTTTTTCGCTACCCCTAGACCCCTATTgttttatgattatttatgtCGATTTATTGTAGTATTGTAATATATTAAGTGTTTAATAGGCTACCTGCATTCATACAGTGCTACTTGGTATACAGTAAATCtctgatattcaaaaaaacaacatttgagaatttgttatattttaaatctaattagTACATAGTTTGTTTAAATACATATATAGTATAGAAATTGTATGCATCATACCACCAATCAAGTGGGTGGCTAGGTCATCATAGCCACATTTTTTCAGAGCCCTTGCTAGTGTACCAAGATTATCCATCTCTGAAGGCTGTTGTTTTTTCCAAGTCATGAATGCTTGGTAGGCCTGTTTGGACTTATCAGGAGATGATTTATAAATTTCTCTGATCTCTTCTTCTGTCAGGCGGAGCTGTCTTGCAATATCTTGCCATGATTTTGAAAGTTCAACAGAGAGTTGTTCTAGGAGGTTACTATCAAGTCCTGTAAAATAAACAAGCCAACTAAGAGCACGAGATGTTTAAAGTATAACCAACCAAGCAACAGGgagatcttttttaaaaatagattacCTTTAATCAGAAATGTTGACACAGTTCTTAAATTAATCTGATCGAGAGCAGATGCAAGAAATGAAGCTTTATCCGATGCATGTGATTGGTTTGTTCTCCAaatcatcagtacttctatgcaCATTGCTTCCTGATCACCACCTCTTCTTTTTCTAATCTGTTCAATGTTAGATACATTCAGCTTTTCAGCAAGACTCTCCCAGCTGCATTTAGCTTCTTGTGCTATAAATCTTAAAATATCATCATCCAAACCtttgtaaaattgtaaaataaaatcaaattataacaGTATCAGTAGCATACAAACAAAGGCCTTCATAgaatttgtaaacattttttttttacctagGTAGATGACCGACCAgaataacatattaaaattgattaaataatcgatcaataataatattttttcagtCACCAAAAAATAATAACCAGGAGTGAGAATATACGGATTTTGCACTCACTCcatataatacagtaaacaaACTATTACAATTAAACCTTATATATACGATAGATAGCCACTATGGAGATCTAACAATTAGGATGTTAATTAATGCAAAATCATATGGCCATTAATTTTGCTGTATTCTACATAAATctgaaaattaatgaaaataataaacataataaacatataCCTTGGAGTATTTCATTACACAGCTTGTCTTTTCCCAATTCCTTACAGATTCGTGCAAGTACTCCAAGCTTGTCTGTCTCACCCAAATTGTCTTCTTGCCAATCGTGAAGCATATGCAAAGATTTCTCCTTAAAAGTGTAAGTCTTTCTATTTAATGTATCAAGTTTCTTTGGGGCTATTTTCAGCTTTTTTCCAAACTCGAACCATCTTAGAGACAGATTACTTGAAATCTTCATCAACAAATCATCTTCTACCCTTgtgactgaaaaaaaaaacgtactttttaatttttttttatttcatacgcatccaaaagcgagtaactcgccaattacaggatcgataaactgttttataatttatcgtgcttataaaccaAGTCTCATTTTAGGCTTAGGGAGTAGAGTTGAAAGAGTCGgcagttacaaccctggcactaggtcaggattgaaccctagaccttatgattggaaggcaagcatctTAACGACGAAGCTACTGCTCCACTACAAAAAAAACGtactttttaatttgtttttatttcatacgcatccaaaagcgagtaactcgccaattacaggatcgataaactgttttataatttatcgtgcttataaaccaAGTCTCATTTTAGGCTTAGGGAGTAGAGTTGAAAGATTCGgcagttacaaccctggcactaggtcaggattgaaccctagaccttatgattggaaggcaagcatctTAACGACGAAGCTACTGCTCCACTACAAACTTTAAATAACTATTGCCACTGTTCGTTTTTGGAATGATCTGTGTTGCACCACTACTCCTAGAAACAATCCTACCAGTTAGTAGTTGTTGCTAATCTTACTACAAATTCAATATTTTGCAAACCTGTTTCTTCCTCATTCGGTGCTGAGGGCACTTTTTCCCACGACGAATAACCTAGGattcaaataaaatgaatgGTGAGTGTTGAATCAGTAAGAATTTAAAGAACATTTTCCTGAATTATTTcctaaatatacagtacatttgtaTAAAGGTGTTTACAATTTTGCAGCGACACAGTTGTTATTGTAGCTTAACAAATTCCTCTCATCCTCTTCATGCAATTTATAACTTATCAAATCAATCCAAACTAGCATAAGCAACtacaacaattattgttttatgtattcTATTTTGATATGTCAATGCCAATTAcacataattatttgttttgtatgtttgaggtttgttttataatgtatagtatttttgcaaatattgatgataatttttttttaatgaaatggtttattttaaatattgatattactAAACCATTTTAAtactaatactgtaatattgttCTGTCACGGAAAACATTCAGTGTTTTTAGTGTACTTTATTTCTCTATAAACAATTTAGTGTAATTTTTGTAAACAGAGACACCTGTGTCGTTAGCTATACTCCACAGATAGGACCCTGATTTGCTCTATACGACCACagtaagtacagtagtagtattattaataCCTTTTCGTGGCTTGATGCTGCTGTTTGTTCCCTTAGATACAACTGCAGATTTTTTTACATCACTGgcaaaaaacattgttttctaaataaataaaatatttaaaaaaatacttaatttggcATTATTTACTATATACTAAGCCTACTCTAGATGTGCTCACTTACTCTGTAGTAAGTGTACACAGCAACGATTtcgtatttttatttacttttttcaaTTGATCATTcggatttttaaaaatcaattatgcAATAATGAAAAATGTCTTTAGTAACAGAAAACAGATACACTAGATATTATTTGTGGCTCTGTATTGATTTACTCaatttttctgatttttacaATGTCTGAAATAATCTCTGTCTTAAAAGTAACTCACAAAATCAACTGCAGTTTTGATGTGTTATGTGCTTCACCACACCTTATTTCCCTTTATCACCTGTCTCAGTTTATTCCTTGAATTAAGTTGCTGTACTTACGAAAAAGGAACCACTACAAACAGATGAGGCTCGATGTATCAACAGAGTTTCGGTCAAAAGAAGTCAAACATGGGTTTTGTATTCTAGTACTGTAGTATAGTACCAGTCCAAGCGAAAACATACGAAAGCCATTGCAAATATACAGAGAGCTAAATGTTAAACTTTGGACTgatgattaggcctattactTCATCAGTTAGAACAAATATGATTATTGTCTCCAATCTACATCATATCATTGTTTCAGAGGTTATCACTATGTTACTTTGATAGACGTGTTTATTTATACCATGaaaaaaacatgtatttgtTAATGTGGCCTGGAACTGCATTGAGGTCCAAAAGTCTACATATATTAATCTAAGAACCAACATATTGAAAAAggcaatactgtataatgtttaacaaatattaaataaaagtcGAACTTACgaatatattgtaatttgaacAATTATGTTCACACATTTTTTTCTTGGAAATAATTCGGTAGACATTTTTTTCTTAGAAGAAATTCTGTCCACagaattttttaaaagataaaatcaTGTACATCATCATAATGGAACTAATGGTTTATAAACGAAAAAGATTGAAATATGCAATACAATTCAAggttttattcaataaaacgaAAATTTACATTGTAGCCAAAGACTaaattgtgtaaaattttacaaaatattgcaCATATAAAAAAGTTATCACATATAAAGAACatcttatattaaaatgtaattagaTAAAGTACATAAAATGAAAATGAGAAAGACATTGACAAATCAAAAAAATTGTTACGAATCATGGCCTAATAAAATATCTGTATTAAAacttatatattatttgtttattattttacattggttGATGACGGCAACGTTGGCTTAAAATTGCAAATtgcttaattttacattttaaggTACCTAAATGATCAGCTATACTGACATAAAACACGAACACAAAAACGAAGCAAACCATTCACAAGTTCACTAAATGTACAAACATCCGTATTTATTTTGTTCCAAAATAATGAAATGTTGCACTGCCTTCTATGTCATGAACATTTCagcataatttatttaaatgatttcTTCTAAACAGGTCCATTTTAATCACAAGATAGACGGACAATTGTGTGTCGGACTATATATTATCCTCTTCATTTTCCGACTATAGTTTGTTCTCCTTAtctttgttcattttttttttttgcctttaGAACATGAGGCCTTGGATTCGTATCAACTCCACCTCTGGCTTTAAAAAGCGCTTCTAATATGGTATTATTATATTCCAAAACATTTGGCGCACGCATATCATCGGTTGCACTGTTTTGCTTTAAAAGTTCATCCATTCGTTTGGAAATGTCAGAACTTGACCTTAGTGCCATAGCATGGTTTGGACTTTGCATCAAAGTGTATGTAATTTCTCGAATACTTGAAATTTTAGAAGAAGCCAAGTTAACTTCCTTTACATGGGTGTTAAGTAACTTCAGATGATGTTGGTGAGTTGATTGAAGGTCCTGTAATTGGTCTTTCTTGTAACCTTCAATTAGTTTGATTAAATTATCGGcttcttcttttattttcacTTCACACTTTTTGCAATTAGACATCTCCAATGTCTTTTTTCTTTGAAGCTGTTCTGCAATGTCTTGAAAGCTAACCAATCTTTCATCTGCTTCTTTAATCAAGGTTGTTGAAAGGACTGTGAACGCTTCAAaagcattttttatatttattatgtcatGACCATCATTTTTAGGATGCTCAACCTGTATGCAGCTTACACAAACTGGAATCTTGCACGAGTCGCAATAGAAATGAAGTGACATATTATGTTCGAAGCAATACACAGATTTAGAAGCCAAACGCTCAGCAGGACTGATTGTTGTGTATTCTTCCATCGTAATTATGCAATGATGTTTTGACATCTTCATTTTTGTATGATCATTTCTGTGGAATGTACAATATAGTTCATCACATTCTTGACAGAAGAAGCATGCCGCAGTACTACAAAGACTACAGGTTGAAGCAGTCTTCTCTTCCAATGAAGTAACATAGTCTAACATGCCACTGATAAATATGTTGTTCTTCAGGTTTTGAAGGCCTCCTTCTGGAATCTGGCAGACTTCACGACAAGTTGGGCAGCTGAGTAACCCGTTGCTTGTCTTCACCCATTCCTCAAGACATCCAAGACAGAATGAATGAACACACGTTAGAATCTTTGGGCTTGTAAATCGATTCATACATACAGGACACTCGAGTGCTGAGGCTTCAATTCCATCGATCACTTCTTTAGATgccataatagtaatactaaaaaAGAAACGGTAGATATAATTTGTGATTGATACTAAGTCTATGTTGACCATTGATTCAGTAGACTTAGTCTTTCACATCTCAATAAAAAACAGTTTGGCCTACAATTTTCATTCGATTAACACGCTGATACTTACCGAATGTAGCAGCCACTATAAGCCAATTTATCTGGAAGCGTTACTACCTTTGTACCTTATAATTTGAATGGATATGTTTGAACTGGTTCGTCTAACTAACTAAGACTATGTTAATATATAACATAATCAATATGTATTGATATCATTGCATTGGTGGCACTTCAATCAACGCAATGTGCGTCGAAACATAAAGAGAATTAACATGGTCGAAGTAATAGGCCTATTGATGTATAATGTGGAACAAAGCAATGagaattgttttcaaaataatttactCGGATTAAACAATATGTCACACGTTCGTTTGCCgtaatgttttataaataatcatCTTAGTTGGTGTTTTTTTCTGGTATAAAACTATGCTTCATCGCAATCGTCGTATTGCGAATGATGTGTACGTTGAATTTGTGATAAAGTGCTGAGTAGTAAGCTCTTTTTGCTAACAGATACTTCTCTAATACATACTGAAAACTGAGGACACTGATGTAACGGACCCACAACAGCCAGTGCTGCACCTCGGTACGGTACCCATAGTAAATCTCTACTCCTTCACACTTCGacagataaataaaaatgaaatgtatcATTCTATATTaaacctatttatagaatatttatatatgaaTCTACACTCTTCTTTTTATATccattgtttaaatatatatttaaacacttGCTCTGActgattataataattgtataaccACAGTATATCCGGTAGGTTGACATCCAGTATTGGTTCTGTCTATTATATCGTAGATTTGCATTACAGTCATACTGTTTACACTGAACcttcaaagaaaataaaagacaATACACTTTTTCAAACACTCATCGATCGCTATAATTCGTCATTATTTTGACTATCCCGACACCTGTCATGACATAATGAGTCATAACCACTTTAGACTCGGTTACAGACTGCAAACAAGTCCGGCATTTAAATGATCAATGTTTGGAATCATTGTGAACATCTGGGAGAATAAGCCTacgaattaggcctacttttttttaatcattcgttggtatttattcataaaacaaaaagattGAAACATGGCAGCAAAAATGGTGAAGTCCGtttcaatttacaaaatatgtataGGCTAAAATAGGTTAAAAGTactttaaacattgtttttaaaaaaggctGCTATTATTATATAGGtcataaataacaaattgaacATCAAGAAAACAGTAAAGCTACATAAAAGGGCAGGGGGTTTTTTTTCGGTCAGAATGTTTAAAATTGATAATCCaattacagttcaattatttcaATGATTACTGATCTGTTTTATATTTAGCTGGTCTTCATcaaagtattatttaaaaaatattctgtTTACACTCTCTTTTAATAAGACAGGTTGAGAGGTGTAACATGGGCTGATAAATCAAATCACCATCATCATGACTTACAGTTTTATACCATTTTCCTCATGGTGTTGTGTTT
This genomic stretch from Antedon mediterranea chromosome 11, ecAntMedi1.1, whole genome shotgun sequence harbors:
- the LOC140063057 gene encoding tripartite motif-containing protein 2-like, whose protein sequence is MASKEVIDGIEASALECPVCMNRFTSPKILTCVHSFCLGCLEEWVKTSNGLLSCPTCREVCQIPEGGLQNLKNNIFISGMLDYVTSLEEKTASTCSLCSTAACFFCQECDELYCTFHRNDHTKMKMSKHHCIITMEEYTTISPAERLASKSVYCFEHNMSLHFYCDSCKIPVCVSCIQVEHPKNDGHDIINIKNAFEAFTVLSTTLIKEADERLVSFQDIAEQLQRKKTLEMSNCKKCEVKIKEEADNLIKLIEGYKKDQLQDLQSTHQHHLKLLNTHVKEVNLASSKISSIREITYTLMQSPNHAMALRSSSDISKRMDELLKQNSATDDMRAPNVLEYNNTILEALFKARGGVDTNPRPHVLKAKKKNEQR